In Sphingobacterium thalpophilum, a genomic segment contains:
- a CDS encoding WD40 repeat domain-containing protein, whose translation MDITLKSTLPGHQNPIFCVEKGYYAHTFFTAGNDKGVVEWDIEQNAFKRILCAVSSSVYALRLIPGTPILAIALREGKLLFVDVEEQKLVASIQLSSKAIFALAYMSWKNELLAVGEEGTLYVIDLTTYKCIYEKRISPTTIRAIAIDEGLGRIALGDKDGKVYTLDSADFHIIADSKLHSMPATSLAFIHNKLLSGGRDAQLVISDPNQLTTNFSFVPHLFTVYGIYPHPEAPIFVTVSRDKSLKFWSTADFALLKNMSREKMQDGHHLSVNAGAWSENGQYFFSVSDDKLVKVWEFHV comes from the coding sequence ATGGATATTACATTAAAATCGACGTTACCAGGGCATCAAAACCCTATTTTTTGTGTAGAGAAGGGCTACTATGCACATACTTTTTTTACGGCAGGTAACGATAAGGGCGTTGTCGAATGGGATATTGAGCAAAATGCATTTAAGCGTATTCTCTGTGCGGTAAGTTCATCGGTTTATGCTTTACGGTTGATCCCGGGGACGCCGATTCTGGCCATAGCCTTGCGTGAGGGTAAACTGCTTTTTGTAGATGTCGAAGAGCAAAAGCTTGTAGCAAGTATACAGCTAAGCAGCAAAGCTATTTTTGCATTGGCTTATATGTCCTGGAAAAATGAGCTTCTGGCAGTAGGTGAAGAGGGAACATTGTACGTTATTGATCTGACAACTTATAAATGTATTTATGAGAAGCGAATATCCCCAACAACAATTCGCGCAATTGCAATTGATGAAGGACTTGGAAGAATAGCATTAGGGGATAAAGATGGCAAAGTTTATACCTTGGACAGTGCTGATTTTCATATTATTGCGGATTCAAAATTGCATAGTATGCCCGCTACGTCGCTGGCATTTATCCATAATAAATTGCTAAGCGGTGGACGGGATGCGCAATTGGTGATTTCAGACCCCAATCAATTGACAACTAATTTTTCGTTTGTACCGCATCTGTTTACCGTATATGGAATATATCCCCATCCTGAAGCACCAATTTTTGTTACTGTCAGTCGCGACAAATCGTTGAAATTTTGGTCCACAGCCGATTTTGCACTATTGAAAAATATGAGCCGCGAGAAGATGCAAGATGGCCATCATTTATCTGTAAATGCGGGAGCATGGTCCGAAAATGGTCAATATTTCTTTAGCGTCAGCGATGACAAACTGGTGAAAGTCTGGGAATTTCATGTATAA
- a CDS encoding NADP-dependent malic enzyme, giving the protein MSNTNRKQAALNYHAMGRPGKIAVVPTKPTNSQRDLSLAYSPGVAEPCLAIAENKEDAYKYTAKGNLVAVISNGTAVLGLGDIGAQAGKPVMEGKGLLFKIFADIDVFDIEVDTKNVDEFVNIVKALEPTFGGINLEDIKAPECFEIERRLKEEMNIPVMHDDQHGTAIISGAALINACEIIGKDISKVKIVVNGAGAAAMSCTAMYISVGASKENIVMLDSKGVIRTDRENLDSMKAQYATDRDIRTLADAVKDSDVFIGLSAADVMSAEMLLSMAPNPIVLAMANPNPEIAYDLAMATRNDIIMGTGRSDYPNQVNNVLGFPYIFRGALDVRATAINEEMKIAAVRAIADLAKQPVPEEVNQAYNTSNLKFSEEYIIPKPTDPRLITEVSMAVAKAAIASGVAQTVIEDWDQYSDSLRKRLGKDDAIMRNLTMAAKRDPKRVVFAEADNYKTLRAAQIVKEEGIAIPILLGRRDKIERLIKEYAFELDGLEIIDPVAEVDNETERSKKFIEHLYVKRQRRGISKYDARKLMYDRNYFGASLVEFGEADTLISGMTKNYANTIRPALHVIGAKPGSRVAGMYMMLTKKGPIFMGDTTVNEDPTAQELADITLLLDKAVRRMNIQPRIALLSYSNFGSSEGKTPTKVRAAAQILHDQHPEIIADGDLQANFALNSEMLTANFPFSCLNGKSANTLVFPNLESGNIAYKLLQEVGEAEAVGPILLGMNKPIHVLQLDSSVREIVNMVTIAVVDVQAHLKNL; this is encoded by the coding sequence ATGAGTAACACTAATCGTAAACAGGCAGCATTAAACTACCACGCAATGGGTAGACCTGGTAAAATAGCTGTTGTTCCGACCAAACCAACAAATTCGCAAAGAGACTTATCATTAGCATATTCTCCAGGTGTAGCGGAGCCATGTTTGGCTATTGCTGAGAACAAAGAAGATGCTTATAAATATACTGCAAAAGGAAACCTTGTTGCTGTGATCAGTAATGGTACAGCAGTTTTGGGCTTAGGCGATATCGGCGCCCAAGCTGGTAAACCAGTTATGGAAGGTAAAGGTTTATTATTCAAAATTTTTGCCGACATTGATGTATTTGACATCGAAGTGGACACCAAAAATGTCGATGAGTTCGTCAATATCGTTAAAGCATTGGAGCCTACTTTTGGAGGTATCAACCTGGAAGATATCAAAGCACCGGAATGTTTTGAAATCGAACGCCGTCTAAAAGAAGAAATGAACATCCCTGTGATGCACGATGACCAACATGGTACTGCAATCATTTCAGGTGCAGCATTGATCAATGCCTGTGAAATTATTGGTAAAGATATTTCAAAAGTAAAAATCGTCGTCAATGGCGCCGGAGCAGCTGCAATGTCATGTACAGCAATGTATATTTCAGTAGGTGCTAGCAAAGAAAATATTGTGATGCTGGATAGCAAAGGTGTAATCCGTACCGATAGAGAAAATCTAGACAGTATGAAAGCACAATATGCAACAGATCGCGATATTCGCACACTGGCAGACGCTGTAAAAGATTCAGATGTATTTATCGGTCTCTCGGCAGCAGACGTCATGTCGGCAGAGATGTTGTTATCAATGGCTCCGAACCCAATTGTATTGGCGATGGCAAATCCAAATCCTGAGATTGCTTACGATTTGGCGATGGCAACACGTAACGATATTATCATGGGTACAGGTCGTTCAGATTATCCTAACCAAGTAAACAATGTATTGGGTTTCCCCTATATCTTCCGTGGTGCTTTGGACGTACGTGCAACAGCAATTAACGAAGAAATGAAAATTGCTGCAGTGCGTGCAATTGCAGACTTGGCGAAACAACCTGTTCCAGAAGAAGTAAATCAAGCCTATAATACCAGCAATTTAAAATTCTCGGAAGAATATATCATTCCAAAACCTACCGATCCGCGTTTGATCACTGAAGTTTCTATGGCTGTTGCAAAAGCGGCCATCGCATCAGGTGTAGCACAGACCGTAATCGAAGACTGGGATCAATACAGCGATTCCCTACGTAAACGTCTTGGTAAAGATGATGCGATTATGCGCAATTTGACCATGGCTGCTAAAAGAGATCCTAAACGTGTTGTTTTTGCAGAAGCAGACAATTATAAAACGTTACGTGCGGCACAGATTGTTAAAGAAGAAGGCATTGCGATTCCAATTCTTTTGGGTAGAAGAGATAAAATCGAACGTCTAATCAAAGAATATGCTTTTGAACTGGATGGCCTTGAAATTATCGACCCAGTTGCTGAAGTTGATAACGAAACGGAGCGCTCGAAGAAATTTATTGAGCATCTATATGTCAAAAGACAACGTCGTGGTATTTCGAAATACGACGCCCGTAAGTTGATGTACGACCGTAACTATTTTGGTGCCTCTTTAGTGGAATTTGGCGAAGCTGATACCCTAATTTCCGGTATGACCAAAAATTATGCAAATACAATCCGTCCGGCATTACATGTAATCGGTGCTAAACCAGGCAGCCGTGTCGCAGGTATGTATATGATGTTAACTAAAAAAGGACCAATCTTCATGGGGGATACAACCGTAAATGAAGACCCTACAGCACAAGAATTAGCAGACATTACGCTGTTACTGGATAAAGCGGTGAGACGTATGAACATTCAGCCACGTATTGCATTACTATCCTACTCTAATTTTGGTTCAAGTGAGGGAAAAACGCCAACAAAAGTGAGAGCAGCAGCGCAGATCCTACACGATCAACATCCAGAGATTATTGCTGATGGTGATTTACAAGCAAATTTCGCCTTGAACAGCGAAATGTTGACAGCAAACTTCCCGTTCAGCTGCTTAAATGGAAAATCGGCGAATACACTCGTATTTCCTAATTTGGAGTCCGGAAATATCGCTTATAAATTATTGCAAGAAGTTGGTGAAGCTGAGGCAGTAGGTCCAATCCTTTTGGGTATGAACAAACCTATTCACGTATTGCAATTGGATAGCTCTGTGCGCGAAATCGTCAATATGGTTACCATTGCTGTAGTTGATGTACAAGCACATCTTAAAAATTTATAG
- a CDS encoding beta-N-acetylhexosaminidase, with amino-acid sequence MKKLFSLALALSIGAAVFAQEKKDATLNIVPLPQQVQIKNGTFKINANTKIAFDSEEDKKVATLFQDFLKSNYSLNLSLVKSASSNTIYFSSKNAKSTNAEAYELNISSDRATISGKAAGLFYGMQSLIQLLPVDKKASIEIQQASIQDEPRFAYRGLHLDVGRHFFPVEFVKKYIDILASYKLNTFHWHLTDDQGWRIEIKSHPKLTQIGGYRKQTLLGNYKTDGDYDNTPYGGFYTQDQIKEVVAYAKAKYVTVIPEIEMPGHALAALSAYPELGCGDKPGPYTAAQTWGVFDDVFCAGKEETFKLLEDVIDEVIPLFPSEYIHIGGDECPKTKWKTCPFCQKRIKDNNLKDEHELQSYFIQRMEKYINSKGKRIIGWDEILEGGLAPNATVMSWRGDQGAIDAANQGHDVIITANSYGLYFDHKQGPDQNREPLSIGGLSTLSKVYSSDPMPSKIAENNKKHVLGVQANIWTEYIGSSNKVEFTVLPRVLALSEIAWTQPEKKNWKNFSEQRAANQLAKLDQTNTFYRVPEVYGITDTTVYASEYTIRGLKPSVEGAKIYYTLDNYDPSELDLEYTGPVKITVPNSKERVFKAVVVTPSGKRSNYIRVNIINTKK; translated from the coding sequence ATGAAGAAACTATTTTCACTTGCGCTGGCTCTAAGTATAGGAGCAGCAGTATTTGCGCAAGAAAAGAAAGATGCTACCTTGAACATTGTGCCCTTACCGCAACAGGTTCAAATTAAAAATGGTACATTTAAAATCAACGCTAACACCAAAATCGCCTTTGATAGCGAAGAGGACAAAAAAGTTGCAACGCTGTTTCAGGATTTCCTAAAAAGCAACTACAGTCTCAATTTATCCCTAGTGAAATCAGCGAGCAGCAATACGATCTATTTCTCCTCCAAAAACGCAAAATCCACTAATGCTGAAGCGTATGAACTTAACATAAGTTCAGACCGCGCAACTATTAGCGGAAAAGCTGCCGGTCTATTTTATGGTATGCAATCGTTGATCCAGTTGCTACCTGTGGATAAAAAGGCCAGCATAGAAATTCAACAAGCTTCAATCCAGGATGAACCTCGCTTTGCTTACCGTGGATTACATCTCGATGTTGGCCGTCATTTCTTTCCAGTAGAGTTTGTAAAAAAATACATTGATATTCTGGCGTCTTACAAATTGAATACGTTTCATTGGCATTTGACAGACGACCAAGGCTGGCGTATCGAAATCAAATCACATCCAAAATTGACTCAGATTGGCGGTTACCGCAAGCAAACACTACTGGGTAACTACAAGACAGATGGTGATTATGATAACACACCTTATGGCGGTTTCTATACCCAAGACCAAATCAAAGAAGTGGTTGCTTATGCTAAAGCTAAATATGTAACGGTTATACCCGAAATCGAAATGCCTGGGCATGCGTTAGCAGCACTTTCGGCTTATCCAGAATTGGGCTGTGGTGATAAGCCAGGACCTTACACGGCTGCGCAGACTTGGGGGGTCTTTGACGATGTTTTCTGTGCTGGAAAAGAAGAAACATTCAAGTTGTTGGAAGATGTCATTGATGAAGTCATTCCCCTATTCCCGAGTGAATATATCCACATCGGCGGTGATGAATGTCCAAAAACAAAATGGAAAACATGTCCATTTTGTCAAAAAAGAATCAAAGATAACAACCTCAAAGATGAACACGAGTTACAGAGCTATTTTATCCAACGTATGGAAAAATATATCAATAGCAAAGGTAAACGTATCATTGGATGGGATGAGATCTTGGAGGGTGGTTTAGCGCCTAATGCGACTGTCATGAGCTGGAGAGGCGATCAAGGTGCGATTGATGCAGCCAATCAAGGTCACGATGTGATCATAACGGCAAACAGCTATGGTCTATATTTTGATCACAAACAAGGTCCTGATCAAAACAGAGAACCTTTAAGTATCGGCGGACTTTCCACATTGAGCAAAGTATATTCGTCAGACCCAATGCCTAGCAAAATTGCTGAAAACAACAAGAAACACGTTCTAGGTGTACAAGCAAATATTTGGACAGAGTATATTGGATCATCCAATAAAGTCGAATTTACAGTGTTACCGCGCGTTTTAGCGCTTTCTGAAATTGCCTGGACACAGCCAGAGAAAAAGAATTGGAAAAATTTCTCAGAACAGCGTGCAGCAAATCAGCTGGCTAAACTTGACCAAACCAATACATTCTATCGTGTACCGGAAGTATATGGCATAACAGATACCACCGTATATGCTTCGGAATATACGATCAGAGGCTTGAAACCATCTGTTGAAGGGGCCAAAATTTATTACACATTGGACAACTACGATCCTTCAGAATTGGATTTAGAATATACAGGTCCAGTGAAAATTACGGTTCCTAATAGTAAGGAACGTGTTTTCAAAGCCGTTGTTGTAACGCCTTCCGGCAAAAGAAGCAACTACATTCGGGTGAATATTATCAACACCAAGAAATAA
- a CDS encoding HisA/HisF-related TIM barrel protein, translated as MYIIPAIDVLDKKVVRLREGNYNDVTTYAISLEEQIETYRANGTELVHIIDLNGAKGDFSNQAYLFDIIQKTDMKIQYGGGVRSIEKVKELVDAGIYRVIVGTQAITNPSFLEELATLNEGKVKYADHIVIAIDVLDEVIKYSGWLESSPIKLIEYIDKCLVLGFFRFLCTDISKDGKLGGAGVELYQKLLSHSPIIKLIASGGISSMDDIQKLQELGSVESVVVGKAIYENRISIDEIKDWNLKSLIRF; from the coding sequence ATGTATATCATTCCAGCAATAGATGTCTTGGACAAAAAAGTTGTCCGCTTGAGAGAGGGTAACTACAATGACGTTACAACGTATGCGATTAGTTTAGAAGAGCAAATCGAAACCTACCGTGCAAATGGTACGGAACTCGTCCATATCATTGATTTAAATGGTGCAAAAGGAGACTTCAGCAATCAGGCCTATTTATTTGATATCATCCAAAAGACAGATATGAAAATTCAGTATGGCGGTGGTGTAAGAAGTATCGAAAAGGTTAAGGAATTGGTTGATGCAGGGATTTATCGCGTTATTGTCGGAACACAGGCAATCACCAATCCTTCATTCTTGGAGGAGCTGGCTACGTTGAACGAAGGTAAAGTAAAATATGCCGACCACATCGTTATTGCAATCGACGTTTTGGATGAGGTAATCAAATACTCGGGTTGGTTGGAAAGTTCGCCAATCAAATTGATCGAATATATTGATAAATGCTTGGTTTTAGGATTCTTTAGGTTCTTATGTACCGATATTAGTAAAGATGGAAAATTGGGCGGTGCAGGCGTTGAACTCTACCAAAAGTTGTTGAGCCATTCTCCGATTATCAAGTTAATAGCTTCTGGCGGGATCAGTTCAATGGACGATATTCAGAAACTTCAGGAATTGGGCAGTGTAGAATCTGTTGTCGTTGGTAAAGCAATCTATGAAAATAGAATCTCGATCGATGAAATCAAAGATTGGAATTTAAAATCGTTAATCAGATTTTAA
- a CDS encoding GAF domain-containing protein, which translates to MAEDLQIAKGSKEEQYQNLLPQIEGLLQGEPNQIANLANIAAALKEQFNFFWVGFYLVDGDELVLGPFQGPVACTRIKKGRGVCGGAWAQEKTLIVPDVEQFPGHIACSSLSRSEIVLPVFKQGQIIGVLDVDSSELNSFDEVDEKYLTQVLQLLDGE; encoded by the coding sequence ATGGCAGAGGATTTACAAATAGCTAAAGGTAGCAAAGAAGAACAATATCAAAATTTACTTCCTCAAATTGAGGGACTTTTGCAAGGCGAGCCGAATCAAATTGCCAATTTGGCTAACATCGCTGCTGCACTGAAAGAACAATTCAATTTTTTCTGGGTTGGTTTCTATCTTGTTGATGGAGACGAGCTCGTGTTAGGCCCTTTTCAGGGACCCGTTGCATGCACGCGTATCAAGAAAGGTCGTGGTGTATGCGGGGGTGCTTGGGCACAGGAAAAAACATTGATTGTTCCTGATGTGGAGCAATTTCCGGGACACATTGCCTGTAGTTCGCTCTCGCGGTCCGAAATCGTGCTACCCGTTTTTAAACAGGGACAGATTATCGGTGTGCTGGACGTTGACAGTAGTGAATTAAATAGTTTTGATGAAGTCGATGAGAAATACCTTACGCAGGTATTACAGCTTTTAGACGGCGAATAA
- the dacB gene encoding D-alanyl-D-alanine carboxypeptidase/D-alanyl-D-alanine-endopeptidase, producing MNQFLLSTIAFSTYALTTVTTPLFAQDLRSKIQDAFTQFQNQESLRNGLSSLTVFDAKTGQTIFAANENIGLATASTMKVITSATALDFLGKNFQFKTTLYYTGEIDENGVLNGNIIVTGTGDPTLGSARYPETQATTILNKWLTAVQNAGIKSINGAIIADDRLYNGNQLPGGWIWTDMGNYYGAGISSLNWCENAFGINFLPSTKVGAKAEIANYTTPVPYLEIINETTTGKSGSGDNVYAYAAPYSTKIFVRGTYGQDLKKTIELSSPDPAYDLAYQLNEVLSNNGIPASELPATGTKMDSVDISKKQTLDIHLSPTLDKIVYWFNQKSINLYGEALLKAIAYTTAGKTGTDDGAYYVQKYWNAKLGIKSSELNSMDGSGLSPQNRVTTSAMNKIMQYAQKQSWYPAFYESLPTYNNMKMKSGTIGGVLGYTGVHTNKTGQSFTYTLLVNNYAGSASSMRQQMFKLLDVLK from the coding sequence ATGAACCAATTTCTGCTAAGTACCATTGCTTTTTCTACTTACGCGTTAACGACCGTTACCACTCCACTATTTGCGCAGGATCTTCGCAGTAAAATTCAGGATGCTTTTACGCAGTTTCAAAATCAGGAAAGCCTCAGGAATGGTTTGAGCTCATTGACTGTTTTCGACGCAAAAACAGGCCAGACTATATTCGCAGCAAATGAAAATATCGGACTAGCAACCGCATCCACCATGAAGGTCATCACTTCGGCGACGGCCTTGGACTTCCTGGGCAAGAATTTTCAGTTCAAAACAACCCTGTATTATACAGGTGAAATCGACGAGAACGGAGTGTTAAACGGAAATATTATTGTGACAGGTACGGGGGATCCTACCCTCGGCAGCGCCCGCTACCCGGAGACTCAAGCAACAACGATACTGAACAAGTGGCTTACAGCAGTCCAGAATGCCGGTATTAAAAGTATAAATGGCGCAATCATCGCCGATGACCGGCTTTACAATGGCAACCAGCTTCCAGGGGGCTGGATCTGGACCGACATGGGCAATTACTATGGTGCTGGAATTTCTTCCCTCAATTGGTGTGAAAATGCCTTTGGCATAAATTTTCTGCCAAGCACTAAAGTCGGAGCTAAAGCTGAGATCGCCAATTACACAACGCCAGTTCCGTATCTGGAAATCATCAATGAAACAACCACGGGTAAATCGGGAAGCGGAGACAATGTGTACGCCTATGCCGCTCCCTATTCGACCAAGATATTTGTGCGCGGCACCTATGGACAGGACCTCAAGAAAACTATCGAGCTCTCTTCGCCAGACCCGGCCTATGATCTCGCTTATCAATTAAATGAAGTACTAAGTAACAACGGTATTCCCGCCAGCGAACTACCAGCTACCGGAACCAAGATGGATTCAGTTGATATTTCAAAAAAACAGACCCTCGATATCCATTTATCTCCAACCTTAGACAAAATTGTCTACTGGTTTAACCAAAAGAGCATCAACCTTTACGGAGAGGCCTTGTTGAAAGCGATTGCTTATACAACAGCTGGTAAAACGGGCACCGACGATGGCGCGTATTATGTACAAAAATATTGGAATGCCAAATTAGGCATAAAATCCAGTGAACTCAATAGTATGGACGGTTCGGGACTCTCGCCTCAAAATCGAGTGACGACATCAGCGATGAATAAGATTATGCAGTATGCACAAAAACAGAGTTGGTATCCTGCCTTCTACGAAAGTCTTCCCACCTATAACAATATGAAGATGAAAAGTGGAACAATTGGCGGCGTACTTGGTTATACAGGTGTGCATACCAATAAAACAGGGCAGTCGTTTACTTATACTTTACTGGTCAACAACTATGCAGGATCGGCGTCCAGCATGCGTCAGCAAATGTTTAAACTATTGGATGTCCTGAAGTAA
- the hisF gene encoding imidazole glycerol phosphate synthase subunit HisF, whose protein sequence is MLAKRIIPCLDVKDGRTVKGVNFVDLRDAGDPVELAYEYSQQGADELVFLDITATHEGRKTTIDLVKAVARQVNIPFTIGGGINEIRDADILLNAGADKISINSAAVRNPALINQMAAAFGAQFVVVAVDTRSIEGQNFVHLSGGRIKTELDTADWILEAQERGAGEILLTSMDHDGTKNGFDNGFLKTINDQIHIPLIASGGAGNQQHFVDVFQQANVDAALAASVFHYGEILIPDLKATLRQNGIVVR, encoded by the coding sequence ATGCTGGCAAAACGTATAATTCCCTGTTTGGATGTCAAAGATGGGCGGACGGTAAAAGGAGTCAATTTTGTGGATCTGCGCGATGCAGGTGATCCTGTTGAATTGGCCTATGAATATTCTCAACAAGGGGCTGATGAACTCGTTTTCCTAGATATTACAGCAACGCATGAGGGGCGTAAAACGACAATTGATCTGGTCAAAGCAGTCGCACGTCAAGTGAATATTCCCTTTACAATCGGCGGTGGTATCAATGAAATCAGAGATGCTGATATCTTGTTGAATGCAGGTGCGGACAAAATATCCATCAATTCCGCTGCGGTACGCAATCCTGCTCTTATCAACCAGATGGCTGCAGCTTTTGGTGCACAATTTGTTGTGGTTGCTGTGGATACCCGGTCGATCGAAGGTCAGAATTTTGTGCATCTGAGCGGCGGACGCATTAAGACGGAATTGGACACAGCGGATTGGATCCTTGAAGCGCAAGAACGTGGAGCAGGAGAGATCCTGTTGACGTCAATGGATCATGATGGAACAAAAAATGGCTTTGACAATGGTTTTTTAAAAACAATAAACGACCAGATTCATATTCCACTGATTGCTTCTGGCGGTGCCGGTAATCAACAGCATTTTGTCGATGTTTTTCAACAAGCTAACGTGGATGCTGCCCTGGCGGCATCGGTCTTCCATTATGGTGAAATATTGATCCCCGATCTTAAAGCTACCTTACGCCAAAATGGTATTGTCGTAAGATAG
- the hisIE gene encoding bifunctional phosphoribosyl-AMP cyclohydrolase/phosphoribosyl-ATP diphosphatase HisIE, which produces MLDFAKSDGLVPVIVQDFQTLEVLMLGYMNEEAWQKTQAEKRVTFFSRSKNRLWTKGEESGNFLNVKSIHVDCDKDTVLIKAEPMGPTCHTGSRSCFNTDFNQNFLLELERIVNHRYEHPSDESYVNRLRSRGINKIAQKVGEEAVETVIAALTETDTDFINETSDLLFHLIVLLREKGFSLETIAKNLESRHQ; this is translated from the coding sequence ATGTTAGATTTTGCAAAAAGTGACGGCCTTGTTCCAGTGATTGTGCAGGACTTCCAAACATTGGAAGTGTTGATGTTAGGCTATATGAACGAGGAAGCTTGGCAGAAGACACAAGCAGAGAAACGCGTTACGTTTTTCTCCCGAAGCAAAAATCGCCTCTGGACAAAAGGAGAGGAAAGTGGAAACTTTTTGAATGTAAAAAGCATCCATGTTGATTGCGATAAGGATACTGTTTTGATCAAAGCAGAACCAATGGGACCTACCTGTCATACAGGAAGCAGAAGTTGTTTTAATACAGACTTCAACCAAAACTTTCTGTTGGAGCTAGAGCGTATTGTCAACCATCGCTATGAACATCCTTCTGACGAATCTTATGTCAATCGTCTGCGTTCTCGCGGTATCAATAAGATTGCGCAAAAGGTTGGCGAGGAAGCCGTAGAAACAGTCATTGCAGCATTGACCGAAACGGATACTGATTTTATTAATGAAACTTCAGACTTATTGTTTCATTTGATCGTATTGTTGCGTGAGAAAGGATTTTCTTTGGAAACAATTGCGAAAAACCTCGAGAGCAGACATCAATAG
- the ruvA gene encoding Holliday junction branch migration protein RuvA encodes MYEYFNGKLAYKAPTHVVIDVSGIGYYVHISLYTFSQIKDQENCKLFISLQVREDSHTLYGFATEGEKKLFENLISVSGIGPNTGRMILSSNTPDEIQSAIVNGQVALIQKIKGIGPKTAQRLILELQDKLKKQGFEALASPIQSQSVPDEALSALVMLGFNKVAAEKVLNTILKTESNLSVEDMIKLALKRL; translated from the coding sequence ATGTACGAATATTTCAATGGAAAATTAGCATATAAAGCCCCCACTCATGTTGTTATCGATGTGAGTGGGATTGGTTATTATGTCCACATCTCGCTCTATACCTTCTCCCAAATCAAGGATCAGGAAAACTGTAAACTATTTATTTCACTTCAAGTTCGGGAAGACTCACACACGCTTTATGGCTTTGCAACTGAAGGCGAGAAAAAATTATTCGAAAATTTGATCTCTGTTTCCGGTATTGGCCCCAATACAGGCCGTATGATCCTATCGTCAAACACACCCGATGAGATCCAGTCTGCCATCGTCAATGGCCAGGTTGCCCTCATTCAAAAGATTAAAGGAATTGGTCCTAAAACAGCACAACGTCTTATACTGGAACTTCAGGATAAATTAAAAAAACAGGGCTTCGAAGCTTTGGCATCACCGATCCAATCCCAATCAGTTCCGGACGAAGCATTGTCAGCACTAGTGATGCTCGGATTCAACAAAGTCGCGGCAGAGAAGGTGTTAAATACCATTTTAAAGACCGAAAGCAATCTTTCCGTGGAGGATATGATCAAATTAGCATTGAAACGACTTTAA
- the hisH gene encoding imidazole glycerol phosphate synthase subunit HisH: MIGIINYGAGNIFSLTAALDRVGLTYGMVNTADEIDQYDRIIIPGVGHAGAAMDKLQESGLVPYIKKLKKPVLGICVGMQLLTAFSEEGNAEMLKLFPLKTLHFDAEKSGKVPHMGWNSVSVPANSPLFAHIEDQTYFYFVHSYFIEFDATYTAAKCVYGQPFSAAISKDNFFGVQFHPEKSGKAGEQLLLNFSTIQID; this comes from the coding sequence ATGATAGGAATTATTAATTACGGTGCGGGGAATATTTTCTCCTTGACAGCGGCACTGGATCGTGTTGGGCTTACCTATGGTATGGTCAATACTGCCGATGAGATCGATCAATACGATCGTATCATCATTCCTGGAGTGGGCCACGCTGGAGCCGCGATGGACAAACTACAGGAATCGGGATTGGTGCCCTATATCAAAAAGCTAAAAAAGCCTGTATTGGGTATTTGTGTTGGTATGCAATTACTGACGGCTTTTTCAGAAGAAGGAAATGCCGAAATGTTAAAGCTATTTCCTTTGAAGACCTTACATTTTGATGCCGAAAAGTCGGGTAAAGTACCACATATGGGCTGGAATAGTGTTTCCGTGCCAGCAAACAGTCCTTTATTTGCACATATTGAAGACCAGACTTATTTTTATTTTGTCCACTCGTACTTTATCGAATTCGATGCGACATATACCGCGGCGAAATGTGTCTATGGACAGCCTTTTTCGGCTGCAATTTCCAAAGACAATTTCTTTGGCGTACAATTTCATCCAGAGAAATCTGGAAAAGCAGGAGAGCAGCTGCTGCTCAATTTTTCAACTATTCAAATTGATTAA